The Zingiber officinale cultivar Zhangliang chromosome 9A, Zo_v1.1, whole genome shotgun sequence genome window below encodes:
- the LOC122018521 gene encoding indole-3-acetic acid-amido synthetase GH3.10-like yields MYGGSGGALIDTLLLTCAVSSMAVYEYWCPFAAEDDDVVEWFERVAEDAGVAQAETLRRILVANLGAEYLQRWLGALPADVGDMSARELEALFVSAVPLASHADFEPYIRRIAAGDAAPLLTRRPITMLSLSSGTTDGRPKYVPFTRFSSQSTLYIFRLAAAYRSRIFPIKSGGRILEFIYSSKQFRTAGGGLLAGTATSHYFASDEFLKKQSATKCFTCSPYEVIAGDDYHQSTYCHLLFGLLHRHDVEFVASTFAYSLVQAFAAFEAAWEELCSDIEQGNLSVKITSPEMRKAVTEHLRRPEPALASEIRKKCEKLKGSSWFGVIPELWPNAKYVYAIMTGSMMPYTKKLKHYAGGEAVPLVSAEYGSTESWIGANLEPLSPPEKVTFTVIPTFAYFEFIPVLRERDKNAILEAEQPVPLSGVVVGQQDEIVLTTFTGLYRYRLGDVVEVAGFHKGLPRLSFVCRKNLILTVNIDKNTERDLQAAVETAAGLLAETAAELVDFTSHANIAAGGEFSGHYVVYWELKGEAAEEVLKECCAAMDAAFADEGYVVSRSTRSIGPLELRLVSAGTFQQIMEHFVGNGAAVSQFKTPRCTANEAVLRLLDRRTVRRFWSTAYG; encoded by the exons ATGTATGGCGGAAGCGGAGGAGCTTTGATTGACACACTTCTTCTCACTTGCGCTGTTTCATCCATGGCCGTCTACGAGTACTGGTGCCCTTTCGCGGCGGAGGACGACGACGTCGTCGAGTGGTTCGAGCGGGTGGCGGAGGACGCCGGCGTCGCGCAGGCGGAGACGCTCCGCCGCATCCTGGTGGCCAACCTCGGCGCGGAGTACCTGCAGCGGTGGCTCGGCGCGCTCCCCGCCGACGTCGGAGACATGAGCGCCCGAGAGCTGGAGGCGCTCTTCGTCTCCGCCGTTCCCCTCGCTTCTCATGCTGACTTCGAGCCGTACATCCGCCGCATCGCCGCCGGCGACGCGGCGCCGCTGCTCACGCGCCGACCCATCACTATGCTCTCGCTCAG CTCAGGAACTACAGACGGCAGGCCGAAGTACGTGCCGTTCACGCGCTTCAGCTCTCAATCGACGCTTTACATCTTTAGATTGGCGGCCGCTTACAGATCGAG GATTTTCCCGATAAAGTCCGGCGGAAGAATTTTGGAGTTCATCTACAGCAGCAAGCAGTTCCGCACGGCCGGCGGAGGCCTCCTCGCCGGAACGGCGACGAGCCACTACTTCGCCAGCGACGAGTTCCTCAAGAAGCAGAGCGCCACCAAGTGCTTCACCTGCTCCCCCTACGAAGTCATCGCCGGCGACGACTACCACCAGTCCACCTACTGCCACCTCCTCTTTGGCCTCCTCCATCGCCACGACGTCGAGTTCGTCGCCTCCACCTTCGCCTACAGCCTCGTGCAGGCCTTCGCCGCCTTCGAGGCCGCGTGGGAGGAGCTCTGTTCCGACATCGAACAGGGGAATCTAAGCGTCAAAATTACCTCGCCGGAGATGAGGAAAGCTGTCACAGAGCATCTCCGGCGACCGGAGCCGGCTCTCGCGTCGGAAATTAGGAAGAAATGTGAGAAATTGAAGGGATCGAGTTGGTTTGGAGTGATCCCGGAGCTGTGGCCCAACGCGAAATACGTGTACGCCATCATGACGGGCTCGATGATGCCGTACACGAAGAAGCTGAAGCATTACGCCGGCGGCGAGGCGGTGCCGCTGGTCTCCGCAGAGTACGGCTCCACCGAGAGTTGGATCGGGGCGAACCTTGAGCCGCTTAGCCCACCGGAAAAAGTGACCTTTACGGTGATCCCCACCTTCGCTTACTTCGAGTTCATCCCCGTTCTCCGGGAACGGGATAAAAATGCCATCTTGGAAGCAGAGCAACCAGTGCCTCTCTCCGGCGTGGTGGTCGGCCAGCAGGACGAGATCGTCCTCACCACCTTCACCGGGCTTTACCGCTACAGGCTCGGGGACGTTGTGGAGGTCGCCGGGTTCCACAAGGGCTTGCCACGGCTTTCGTTCGTCTGCCGGAAAAATCTCATCTTGACGGTGAACATCGACAAGAACACGGAGCGGGACCTCCAGGCGGCAGTGGAGACGGCGGCGGGCTTGCTGGCGGAGACTGCCGCGGAGCTGGTGGACTTCACAAGCCACGCGAACATCGCCGCCGGCGGGGAATTCTCCGGGCACTACGTGGTGTACTGGGAGCTGAAGGGGGAGGCGGCGGAGGAGGTGCTGAAAGAGTGCTGCGCTGCCATGGACGCCGCCTTCGCGGACGAAGGGTACGTGGTGTCAAGGAGCACGAGGTCGATCGGGCCGCTGGAGCTGAGGCTCGTCTCCGCCGGGACCTTCCAGCAGATAATGGAGCACTTCGTCGGCAACGGCGCGGCGGTGAGCCAGTTCAAGACGCCGAGGTGCACCGCCAACGAGGCGGTGCTCCGATTGCTCGATCGACGCACCGTGCGGCGATTCTGGAGCACCGCCTATGGATGA